The Amycolatopsis endophytica genome includes the window GCCCTCGACGACGGCGCGTGCGAGATCCGCGACACGCTGATTGTGGTCCCGCGCGTAGCGCCGTAGCCCCTCGAACGCCGTGTCCACACCGATCTTGTGCCGTTCGGCGAGCATGCCCTTCGCCTGCTCGATGACAATGCGGCTGTCCAGTGCGGCCTGCAGGTGCCGCAGCCGCACGTCGAGCTGGTGCAGATCCCGTTGGTGCGCCAGGCGAAGCGCCGCCACGGAGGCGAGGCGCGTTCCGGTGTCGGCGAAATTGCCCACGGGATCGAACAGGCACAGCACGCCGGACGCGCCGATGGGCACCGCGTGTACCGACGAGTAACCGGCTTCCGCGCAGGCAGCGGAAAACCGCGGCCACGAATCGCCCGTCGATGATCCACTATGGAGGTAGCCGGGTACGGGACCTTCGTCGTGATCGAACTGGAACTTCACGAGCGCGGCCGCCGATCCCGTGCCGGCGATGACCGGCCCC containing:
- a CDS encoding ANTAR domain-containing response regulator — translated: MRTELIDTLLDLMAPEAGDFDAHQYARRLAEHAVARVPARDAGVLLADTAGPVIAGTGSAAALVKFQFDHDEGPVPGYLHSGSSTGDSWPRFSAACAEAGYSSVHAVPIGASGVLCLFDPVGNFADTGTRLASVAALRLAHQRDLHQLDVRLRHLQAALDSRIVIEQAKGMLAERHKIGVDTAFEGLRRYARDHNQRVADLARAVVEGRDPVRAKDF